In Miscanthus floridulus cultivar M001 chromosome 5, ASM1932011v1, whole genome shotgun sequence, one genomic interval encodes:
- the LOC136450727 gene encoding probable protein phosphatase 2C 9, translated as MPDAPVRNVRAVVGDIHLLLPPMAEICCEEAKSTPATAVAAASVSAAAAAVAVASSALERRRRRLEMRRFRIASDPEAPVAGDVRAAKRQRLARTLSGSCPDAGSDSDRRALPERLPRYGVTSVCGRRREMEDTVSIRPDFLPGTSKQHFFGVFDGHGCSHVATICQDMMHEVVADEHRKSGSGEETAWKGVMERSFARLDEQAASWATSRSRDEPACRCEQQMPLRCDHVGSTAVVAVVSPTHIVVANAGDSRAVLSRAGVPVPLSVDHKPDRPDELARIEAAGGRVIYWDGARVLGVLAMSRAIGDGYLKPFVSSEPEVTVTERTDDDECLILASDGLWDVVTNEMACEVVRACFRSNGPPAPAARPNSVAALPAADSDAENGPAVVKGGVSKEDSDKACYDAAMLLAKLALARRSADNVSVVVVDLRRGI; from the exons ATGCCGGACGCGCCTGTACGTAACGTACGCGCCGTTGTGGGAGACATCCACTTGCTCTTGCCTCCAATGGCCGAGATCTGCTGCGAGGAAGCCAAGTCCACGCCAGCAACCGCCGTGGCTGCGGCTTCAGtctccgccgcggccgccgccgtggCAGTCGCCTCCTCCGCGTTAGAGAGGAGGCGACGCAGGTTGGAGATGAGGAGGTTCCGCATCGCGAGCGATCCCGAGGCGCCGGTCGCGGGGGACGTCCGCGCCGCCAAGCGCCAGAGGCTGGCGCGCACGCTGTCCGGCTCCTGCCCCGACGCGGGCTCGGACTCCGACAGACGGGCCCTGCCGGAGCGGTTGCCCAGGTACGGGGTCACCTCCGTCTGCGGCCGACGTCGCGAGATGGAGGACACGGTCTCCATCAGGCCGGACTTCCTGCCCGGCACCAGCAAGCAACACTTCTTCGGCGTCTTCGACGGCCACGGCTGCTCCCAC GTAGCAACGATATGCCAGGACATGATGCATGAGGTGGTCGCGGACGAGCACAGGAAGTCAGGTTCTGGCGAAGAGACGGCGTGGAAGGGCGTGATGGAGAGGAGCTTCGCGCGATTGGACGAGCAGGCCGCCAGCTGGGCGACCAGCCGCAGCCGCGACGAGCCCGCCTGCAGGTGCGAGCAGCAGATGCCCTTGCGTTGCGATCACGTGGGGTCCACCGCAGTGGTCGCCGTCGTCAGCCCCACCCACATAGTCGTCGCCAACGCCGGCGACTCGCGCGCCGTCCTCTCCCGCGCCGGCGTCCCCGTTCCGCTCTCCGTCGACCACAAG CCTGACCGCCCTGACGAGCTGGCGCGCATCGAGGCGGCGGGCGGCCGCGTCATTTACTGGGATGGTGCTCGTGTTCTCGGCGTTCTCGCCATGTCTCGAGccatag GCGATGGATACCTAAAGCCGTTCGTGTCGTCGGAGCCGGAGGTAACGGTGACGGAGCGCACCGACGACGACGAGTGCCTGATCCTGGCCAGCGACGGCCTGTGGGACGTCGTGACCAACGAGATGGCGTGCGAGGTCGTCCGGGCGTGCTTCCGCAGCAACGGTCCGCCGGCGCCGGCCGCCCGGCCGAACAGCGTGGCTGCCCTCCCGGCAGCCGACTCGGACGCCGAGAACGGACCCGCGGTTGTCAAGGGCGGCGTGAGCAAGGAGGATTCCGACAAGGCGTGCTACGACGCGGCCATGCTGCTGGCGAAGCTGGCGCTGGCCCGGCGGAGCGCCGACAATGTTAGCGTGGTCGTCGTGGATCTCCGCCGGGGGATATGA